Genomic window (Tribolium castaneum strain GA2 chromosome 2, icTriCast1.1, whole genome shotgun sequence):
aaaaaactgttaatttgTGCTTTAAGAGCGttagattattatttattgtttcataCACAGATGAATATAAGAgataaatgtgaaaaaaatggtGAAGAGAGCAACTTGTTACATATTTTTACGACCGATTAAAAAGAgaatgaaaagtaaaaaattaacaggagcttgaagaaaaattttaactgtTACTTTCTTTacataattttcattttgtagaAATAATATTATGTTAAAAAGAAGTTTGATTGGTAGAATCGCCCTTAATTATTGATGTTTGCTACACTTTTGTAggcatatatttttttattttttatttatttttaattattatcgtcattcactcgtattattattgtaattttgttttccgtcaatgaacaaattattattctgTGTGTTATATTTGGTAAAACTCTATTGGTtctgataaaaaatacacagattgaagaaaaaagttgtatttttgaagCTTCCTTAAGCATCCAAGAACTCTTTTTTTTGTCAGCTGCCAAAGACAGTAAAGAGAAGGACAAAGAAGAGACCGCCAGCAACCCCGAAGGCGACGACACCCCCAGCTCGAAGCCGCAAAGTGCCGGTGCCAACGTCCGCGATGCCGCCCAGCGAATCCTCGTCCTGTGCCAAAAGGGCGAATGGGCTCCCGTGGACCAGGTTCTCAAATCCTTGGAGAAATCCATCGCAGCGGCCGGAGACGACGCCAACACCGTCCCTCTGGCTGGCGTGGCCGACCTAGTACGTCTTTCCATCTCATTTAATATTCCCATCAGCCTAAAATGCTATcgagcaaacaacaaaaatgcgTTTTTGTCTCCAGGCGACCGGCATGACACCTCTCATGTACGCCGTGAAAGACAACAGGACGTCCCTTCTTGACAAACTCATCGACCTGGGGTCGGATGTCGGCGCTCGAAACAACGTGAGTTTGTTTACAAAATCGGCGAAAATCGGTCCGAAAATAGAACGATTTTTCCATAAAGATACACGCAACTGAcctaaatgcaaaatttgtcGATCGGAGTCTAATAACGGTTAATGCACTTAGGCACACGCCCTGGATCGGAATGTAATTATCGGTTTGCATGATTTACGGAGATTGATAGACACTGGTTGCGAGAAAAATTGCTCGGGGAGATGAGATTGGTAACAGTTCATGGGGTATAGGTCAACGtttaatgatttattaattCGGGGCGCGCCTTAATTCGATCATGATAGGGATTTATGGATGCTAAAAATATAACGGTGCAGTTAGCCCGAGAAATATCACACACAACTGTAATTTTCGTGTTGGCTTGCGATTTATTATGGCCGATTTTTCGTAATCTGAAAACGTTTATTTTGATTAGCTTTAAAGATAGTACAAACATCTATTCTACTTAGAAGCGATAAAAAAAATCCGGAAGGCAACTTTTCCACAAATTGCTGCGATGATAGGATAGGATTTACAAAaagagatttaaaatttgattgcaattaaatgttTTCCTAACCTGCCTTTACGAGTAGAAACGATGAATACTTAATATTGCCTCTGGGTTATAAACATGGGACTCAAAGTAATGGCTTCAAAAGATGCATTGCATAGCAAAGTCTAGTTTTGTACTATTTACAAAGACTTGAAAGGCAAAAACAATGTAATTCTCGACTTGGTTTTCCGGTTTGTTTTAGCGaagtttaaaaacacaacagaGAATTTAGTTTCTAGCTGTGCTCCCAGCTTTGAAGAATGTGAAGATACCactaatttataacaaattttGGATTTGACGGAATgcttataatatattttttagatgGAAAactctatatatttttgcataattatattctacaaaaaaataatgtatttttgtataaattattataggtctatctcttttcgtttcggaattattcagcttttcgttataaaaaagactaaatttttaaaaatcattaaaagttaccagtgaatattttccgacagaaaaactcaaaataccTTGCAGTTTTAGCCAagtagtcgacttttacttgaaaaacGCTGCTAATGTACAGGGTAtgccaaaacgaaaaaagttgaataactcattttttcaaatgagatttttcaaaaaaaaaatattttattacaagaatttttttatcctagaatctgataagtcaaatggtaacttattttttgatatgtactaatatgactactaattacattagtaatttaattattacttgatacataaatgaattttgctcatcatcaattaataataaaatgaataaaaaaagaaaatgtttttttgttgcaaatttatcggaaaatattcataggcgacttcgcagtgattATTCAAAAgttgtcttttttataacgaaaatttgaataattccgaaatgaaaaaacatagaatcataatagtttatataaagttacaatcattttttgcgtggaatctaattatgcaaaaatatataggttgttccctttgaaaaaatgtatccTTCGTTTACTACCTACACAACACCCTgtgttcaataaaaatatttttagtttgtggactttaagttgttttatcggataatgaaaacagcatggcaatatttcaagtaacaaaaaagttatagacgcATCCCTGGGTCACCTGTAGGTATAGGCTAGACCTGCTTAGGTATTTCACGTAAAAACTTTCCAATTTCTCCTTTTCagtttgcaatttattttctaCTTCACAATAACAGAAAGAAACTTAAATGTAAAGTCCAGTAGATaaagtgtaaaatttttgtatattttttatgtttctgttTTACCACCCCTTATTTTTATGCTTTATGAAGTAGTACTCGTAGTAAACCTTGGGAAGAACGTTaagatttgtaaaattttatctttgttGGTGCCGATAAACGTAGAATCTAGTAACATTGGTGAGAGTTCGGCTTATTTCCGAGCTTTTCTGAAAACTATTGAAAACAAAATGCGTTTTTAACCAGCAAACTTTAACCTGAACTTGtggttttatttatgaaaacttTGCAAAAAGTAATGGAAAAATTTTTAGTCCTTTGATAATTTCTTGGCTTATTTGGTCCCTTTAGCCTAGAAATAGTTCTCAAACGCTGAAATACAAAAGCAAGTTCTGATAAATAATTAGATGGGAGCCAAATTTTTGGTATCGATTCGCGAAAGAAACCCCAAATTAACCTTGAATATGCAAAACCCAaagttctaaaaataaatcttacAATGAAAAGCCGTATGAATTAATTAGCACACAAATGGACTAATTTCCATTTACATACACTCTTACTTAAATTCGATGTTATTTGACATTATACTGTGATAAGGCTATTCTCTTATTTGAATGTGTCCcactttattcattttttgagAGGGTGGCtgaccatttttcaaaattcataaCGCACATAACggtatttttatgcaaattccGAACACAAAGAAAATCTCATTTGTTTCGTAGAAATTAAACCATCATGCGGATTAAAATGCGGACTGCAGTATCGATGGTTGAATTTCCAGAACACCACCTGTTTCAATTGCCGCTAAAATTTTGGTGGTGACAGGcgatcaattaacaattaatattcatgtaagactaagtcATGATTATCGAAGAAGCATGCAAGACTAACGCGTGCTGGCAAATCTGGGACACTGCGTCACGCAATATCAGCTTTCGGGACCTACAAAGATTTCTTTTTAccgcaaaattttgatttttattctgTGGTGGTTATTAACGTCGGAAtctaatttttgttctgaTTTCGACACGAAGCAATTTCCTTATTAGTGGCAGAAATTTCTTTGGATCATGCCGAGTCATTATAAAGTTGCAAACAATGCTAGATCGATATCTTGGGGTAGGTTtggtgtaattaattaaactttcaACAATCCGGCTTTTGACAAAAAGcgttttaccaaattaaataaacaatagaTTTGCTAGAGCAAATATATCAAAGTGACACCCGCACCTTGGTTAATCCTTGATTTAATTTCGGGTGTCCTTAACGCACGATTTTCTGCTTCCAGGACAATTACAATGTCCTTCATATATCAGCGATGTACTCACGGGAGGACGTGGTCAAGCTACTGCTGACCAAGCGAGGAGTCGATCCGTATTCAACTGGTGGCGTAAGTAATTAACTGCGAGGCTTCAGAACCCAATTATCTCGTTGACGATTCCAATTCAAACCCTTCTAAATGGTTTCCTCAACTTTCGCATGTTAGCCAAGTTTAAGCATTGTAATAAAACGAAAGTCTTAATATTTAACTTGGAAAGTGACTTGTTGTCAGTCTCCATGGCAACAAATAGTTCTTCAACTTTGCAAGTGTTAAAATATTCCTTTAAAACATTTGCAGAGTCGCAATCAAACCGCTGTACATCTGGTGGCGTCCAGACAAACGGGGACCGCCACAGCGATCCTGCGAGCTTTGCTGCAAGCTGCAGGAAAAGACATCAGATTGAAGCCGGATGGGGTGAGTCGGTTGTGGTGCCCACAATCAATACTGATAATTagttgacattttatttatatttttcgtcGAGTCAGATCCTGACTAAATTCCGACGCTCCCTCCAGCGGATTCGCGTGTCGAAATTCCAGCACCTGGTACAAGATGGCTTTCGAACCCcctaaaaaataacacaaaatacgaATGTCAATGGATCGGGATTATAGATTTTATTGGCGGTTATATTGCCCGCATTTTGGAATTCCGTGCTGCATTAGGTGCACTTtattaatttccattttttgttgtgtgtaaaaataaaaccgattttgttttgagttttttgtgttttatttttggagtTCCAGCGGCGAGATTGCTCAATTTGATGTCTGGAAAATCGCAAACTCGTGTGAACACAGCAATTGTGTTGATCTACGATATGTTTCACTTGTGGTTACATTTGTCTGCTGAAAGAGCAATGGTCGAATTAAAGCCGATTTCAGTGTTCTCGTGACTGGCACTAACACTGCACATTAGATTTAAATTCCAACGTAAAGGAAAGTTTCTATGTATCTAATTGTGTACCTACTACGCTCCATTTTTCGGATGCACGAAAATCAATAATTCTGCTTTTTCATATCATCCTATGTAGGTCTGAATGCTTCTTTGAATTTTCCCAGTTTTTTACAGGACATAAAACTGTGAAATTCGTAATTTATGTGTTAATTAGATTAATGCTAGTCAAAACCTTTTAAACATTTAGACTTTagagtttttcattttaagtACAGAATAAATTCAGCCTTTTAGGCCTAACTGCAACTGCACGTAAACAAGTGCAGCTTTAAGTTGTCTAAAGCTTGAGTACTAAACCGTAGTCTGGGTACCGCTTAAATAGCGCTTAACATCAAACAAGTAATTTAAATGCACAATTAGCAGACGGATCGATGAGAAATATTTCTCGTTCTTGTTGTCGCTTAAAAATTGAGAATACTTGGATAGTAATTATTGAAAGAGTAATTTTATGCCGTATTgccaaaaataaaggcaaagaCTACCTAGAAAGGATAATGGCAGGGCCATAAAATAATGAAGTTATTGATctccgaaataataattatcgtgctaaattatgaaactttaatcgtttttttttcttaaataacaTTGTTGAACACAAAAGCAAGATTTATCAACTAACTAAATAAACGTTCATAGCAGCAATGAActgatttttcaattcaactcAACTCTTTCAGTTGTATATATAATCCAAAAGACTTTTTCATCAACTTCAATTCTTCTAATGAGTTTACATTCTTTTTTCTCCTTCTCGAGTTCTACATATATTTTGAAATCGAAAGCTCTTTAAGGGGGAGAATTCCTGTGTTTCAAATAGTAACTGTCTACAAGTCATTTCCCGGTACATGTTTTATGTACTCTACGTCAACTGGCCAGGAGAGGGTTCATCAGTAGCgcgcaataattaataatttatttatctgtCTAGATGAGAGGACAcacgattttttaaactgattcttatgcaaaattttttgtttggattttttgtttgaaattgtcTTCATTATGACAAAGACATTtctgtgaaaatttttgaaaaactttaaattggtCGAATTTTGCGTTTACATCGTCATttcttccttctggataaagctagaaatttcgttttttgcaaaagattcCTCAATGAATGTGGATTCTAACGAATAAACGCAAGTTTTAGTTTGGACAAAAGAAAAGTGAgaaacttgcatttttcttgaaacgtttcgtgaaattttgagattcgagaaatttttttatcttaaaagcTAAACCTATACATAATAAAATGAagctaataatttaaatgagTTCTTGGTGCAGGaatcatttcgatatctttaacTCTCACAATTTTAGAGTTACTTGGATATGCACTTGAAATGACTaagtttcttagttttcttttttcaaaactaaaagttgtgtaTTTACCTTAAAAACTACATTTATTGAGCAATCTTTAGCAAAAAAGAACaaagtttctagctttattcacaaggaaaatatgacgatgtaaatgaaatatttgaccaattttgagttttttaagaatttttatacaaaaacgtctttttcgtGATGAAGGCAACTCCAAATCGAGAAACTAAATTCAGATTCAAATtcagcagaaaattttgcattagAATAAATGTTTAGTAAACGAGCCTCTTTTTAAGTGCTTCCCGGAAATAATGTTCAAAGTacactatttttttcagttttcagaatttttttctaaattaaataaagcacttACTCCATTTCAAAAGGCATTTGCACCTACAGCCCGAGTAGAAGAATGAATGCtgtaaataactttcaaaaacgttACTAAAAACGACTGTAAAACACTGAGGAAAATGACTGAAATTCGATACTTTTCAGGGTGGGTTTTCCGCACCTTAATTTTTATGGAAAcagttggtgttttttttttattctgaaattACTACGTTTACACTTTCATCTACACTCTGAATATAGACTTTTGTTGGTACATTATAATATCCAAACAAGAAAGTATACACATCTAGATCTTTTTCTGGCTTCAGTCATCTCTGcagcaaaactttttttgtaataaaattgactcaaagttaaaaacttaagCAAGTACAAAGAATCCGCAGCATTTTCAcgtatttgaaattaaaattaactgaTAATAGATAAAAGGTCACGATGGagcttgatttatttaaacccactttatatgtaaccaaaGTTTTGTTAAGCGTTAGCTATAACCCGAACCGGTGCAGTAAGGCCTTTagagcttttttattttgggtgcagattaaattaaaccTTTTAACCCTCCTATTTCTCAAAACTCAAAATAGGAATTTTAGGCCCTTGACACATCTTCCCGATTATCTAATTGAAGTTTTGTCTTATTACGAAGAAAACTGCACAAAAATGACCTAAGCAGTTtgtcttttaattttcattttgtattatttttgcgatttcccagtttttgaaatttcgcaAATTTCTTTAGCGCGGCAAGATCCCCTTGCTGCTGGCCGTAGAGGCCGGCAACCAGTCAATGTGCAGAGAGCTTTTAAGCGCCCAAACGGCCGAGCAACTGAAAGCGGCCGCCGCCAATGGAGACACGGCTCTCCATTTGGCCGTCCGCCGAAAGGACATCGACATGGTCCGCATCCTGGTGGACTACGGCACCAGCGTGGACATCCGCAACGGCGAGGGCCAAACCCCCCTGCACATAGCGGCCGCCGAGGGCGACGAAGCCCTAGTCAAGTACTTCTACGGTGTCCGGGCCTCGGCCAGCGTCACCGACAACCAGGACCGCACCCCCATGCACCTGGCCGCCGAAAACGGCCACGCCAACATAATCGAGCTCCTGGCCGATAAATTCAAAGCCAGCATTTTCGAAAGGACAAAGGACGGCTCCACGCTTATGCATATCGCGTCTCTTAACGGGCATGCAGACTGCGCTGCTATGCTGTTCAAAAAGGGGGTCTACCTCCATATGCCGAACAAGGTAGAGTTATTTGACGCAGAGGCTTTGTTATGGTAATTCCATCAGATAAGGAGACTTTGGTTTGTAGGACGGGGCTAGGAGTATTCATACCGCCGCGAGGTATGGCCATGTTGGGATAATCAATACACTTCTCCAAAAAGGCGAAAAGGTTGATGTGACAACTAATGTGAGTCGAGCACGGAATTTGCGTTCTTTTGCTATTAGGGGTAATTCTAGGAAAATTACACGGCACTCCATATAGCCGTTGAGTCAGCCAAGCCGGCCGTCGTGGAAACGCTGCTGGGCTATGGAGCGGATGTCCACGTCAGAGGTGAGTGATTGACTGTAATTTGGCAGGCTTTCGCCTCACTTCCACcacacaaataataaaattgtgttactggacttttattttttattttaacctgAACCCCAATTTGCGCACTAtagtaacaatatttttttccgtAAATCCAAAGGGGGGAAATTAAAGGAAACAGCGCTGCACATAGCAGCACGTGTCAAAGACGGCGATCGGTGCGCCTTAATGCTTCTAAAATCGGGCGCTGGCCCAAACCTCACAACACACGACGGCCAAACTCCCGTCCACGTTGCCGCCCAGTACGGGAACTTACAAACCCTCCTCCTCCTTCTGGAGGATGGGGGAGACCCCCAGTTCAAGAACAAGGCGGGCGAGACGGCCCTGCATTTGGCCAGCAGGGGTTGCAGGCCAGACGTGGTCCAACACCTAATCAACTATTTGAAAGAACACAAAGGTGACGAAGTTGCCGCGAGTTACATCAACGAAATCAGCGAACATGACGAAAGTGCCTTACATTACGTCTCAGCGGTCAAGAAGGAGGACGTCGAAGTTCCCTTAGCCGACAAGGAAGTGGTCAAGCTTTTGCTACAGAACGGCGCCGATGTTAAACTGCAAACGAAACAGCACGAAACGGCCTTTCACTACGTTGCCAAGGCCGGGAATAACGACGTTTTGATGGAGATGATCGCACACATGACGCCAAATGACGTGCAAAAGGCCCTAAACAAGCAGAACTTGACCGGATGGACGCCCCTTTTGATAGCGTCCCATAAAGGCCATCAGGAGATGGTCAATAATCTCCTATCGAACCATGCCAGAGTGGACGTGTTTGACAATGAGGGCCGGTCAGCTCTCCACTTGGCAGCAGAACATGGGTACCTCCAAGTCTGCGATTTCCTCCTTTCGAACAAAGCTTTCATCAACTCCAAGTCGCGGAATGGACGCACGGCCCTTCACTTAGCTGCCATGAACGGTTACATTCACTTGGTCAAGTTCTTGATCAATGACCACAACGCTGTTATCGATATCTTGACTCTCAAAAAACAAACTCCTTTGCACTTGGCGGCAGCAGCTGGCCAGATCGAAGTCTGTCGCTTGTTACTCGAGCTTGGAGCAGACATAGACGCTACTGATGAACAGGGCCAAAAGCCCATCCATGCCGCGTGTCAGAACAATTTTTCCGAAGTCGCCAAGTTATTCCTCCAGCAGCACCCAAGTCTAGTCATGGCTACGACCAAAGACGGCAACACCTGCGCCCACATTGCTGCCGCCCAAGGGAGCGTAACAGTGATCGAAGAACTCATGAAATTCGACAGACAAGGCGTTATTTCCGCCAGAAACAAACTAACAGACGCAACACCGCTCCAAATAGCCGCAGAAGGCGGCCATGCGGAGGTCGTGAAGGCACTAGTCCGAGCTGGGGCTTCGGTGACTGACGAGAACAAGGGGGGCTTCACAGCGGTGCATTTGGCCGCGCAAAATGGCCACGGACAAGTGCTGGAAGTGCTGCGGTCTTCGAACACGTTGCGGGTCACCAGCAAAAAACTAGGGGTGACTCCGCTGCACGTGGC
Coding sequences:
- the nompC gene encoding serine/threonine-protein phosphatase 6 regulatory ankyrin repeat subunit A isoform X4; its protein translation is MSQPAGKKGGGKGPPKDKNDDSKDQNNKAAKDSKEKDKEETASNPEGDDTPSSKPQSAGANVRDAAQRILVLCQKGEWAPVDQVLKSLEKSIAAAGDDANTVPLAGVADLATGMTPLMYAVKDNRTSLLDKLIDLGSDVGARNNDNYNVLHISAMYSREDVVKLLLTKRGVDPYSTGGSRNQTAVHLVASRQTGTATAILRALLQAAGKDIRLKPDGRGKIPLLLAVEAGNQSMCRELLSAQTAEQLKAAAANGDTALHLAVRRKDIDMVRILVDYGTSVDIRNGEGQTPLHIAAAEGDEALVKYFYGVRASASVTDNQDRTPMHLAAENGHANIIELLADKFKASIFERTKDGSTLMHIASLNGHADCAAMLFKKGVYLHMPNKDGARSIHTAARYGHVGIINTLLQKGEKVDVTTNENYTALHIAVESAKPAVVETLLGYGADVHVRGGKLKETALHIAARVKDGDRCALMLLKSGAGPNLTTHDGQTPVHVAAQYGNLQTLLLLLEDGGDPQFKNKAGETALHLASRGCRPDVVQHLINYLKEHKGDEVAASYINEISEHDESALHYVSAVKKEDVEVPLADKEVVKLLLQNGADVKLQTKQHETAFHYVAKAGNNDVLMEMIAHMTPNDVQKALNKQNLTGWTPLLIASHKGHQEMVNNLLSNHARVDVFDNEGRSALHLAAEHGYLQVCDFLLSNKAFINSKSRNGRTALHLAAMNGYIHLVKFLINDHNAVIDILTLKKQTPLHLAAAAGQIEVCRLLLELGADIDATDEQGQKPIHAACQNNFSEVAKLFLQQHPSLVMATTKDGNTCAHIAAAQGSVTVIEELMKFDRQGVISARNKLTDATPLQIAAEGGHAEVVKALVRAGASVTDENKGGFTAVHLAAQNGHGQVLEVLRSSNTLRVTSKKLGVTPLHVAAYFGQADTVRELLTHVPGTVKSEPPNGASLVPALGNESGMTPLHLASFSGNENVVRLLLNSAGVQVDAATHENGYNPMHLACYGGHVTVVGLLLSRSAELLQSHDKHGKTGLHIAATHGHYQMVEVLLGQGAEINAPDKNGWTPLHCASRAGCFEVVKLLTESGASPKSETNLGAVPIWFAASEGHHDVLEYLMTKEHDTYALMEDRRFVYNLMVCSKNHNNKPIEEFILVSPAPVDTAAKLSNILIVLSGKEKERAKDLISAGKYCEAMATELLALAAGADSAGKILTATDRRNVEFLDVLIENEQKEVIAHTVVQRYLQELWRGALNWAAWRTLLLFVLFIICPPVWIAFTLPLGHKYYKVPIIKFMSYLTSHIYLMLFLLIVGITPPYPVVRKNLLPYSYEWILLIWLSGLLLFELTNPSDKSGLGWIKLSVLLFSIFGVGVHLMGLLFIDRNYWPTLMYCRNQLFALSFVLACVQILDFLSFHHLFGPWAIIIGNLMKDLARFLAVLAIFVFGFSMQFVALNQPFKNGELNPRRGKYFVDVVMNPLLAFELLFFAVFGMTTYDELTAKDRSDPKRLLRPAWTDNLFKVVFGIYMLVSVVVLINLLIAMMSDTYQRIQAQSDIEWKFGLSKLIRSMHRTTTAPSPINLITTWLFYLVNICKKRVNESVKARKRQSLVHLMGSFQRPQQLSPRSKAGAKWLSKVKKGSQVAPKESVALSVAHLSPLGSQLSFTAHTTRIEHVTDWEAIAKKYRALMGEVDEVKEQNADEENESDEDAVQASNSVQPVT
- the nompC gene encoding serine/threonine-protein phosphatase 6 regulatory ankyrin repeat subunit A isoform X6, whose product is MSQPAGKKGGGKGPPKDKNDDSKDQNNKAAKDSKEKDKEETASNPEGDDTPSSKPQSAGANVRDAAQRILVLCQKGEWAPVDQVLKSLEKSIAAAGDDANTVPLAGVADLATGMTPLMYAVKDNRTSLLDKLIDLGSDVGARNNDNYNVLHISAMYSREDVVKLLLTKRGVDPYSTGGSRNQTAVHLVASRQTGTATAILRALLQAAGKDIRLKPDGRGKIPLLLAVEAGNQSMCRELLSAQTAEQLKAAAANGDTALHLAVRRKDIDMVRILVDYGTSVDIRNGEGQTPLHIAAAEGDEALVKYFYGVRASASVTDNQDRTPMHLAAENGHANIIELLADKFKASIFERTKDGSTLMHIASLNGHADCAAMLFKKGVYLHMPNKDGARSIHTAARYGHVGIINTLLQKGEKVDVTTNENYTALHIAVESAKPAVVETLLGYGADVHVRGGKLKETALHIAARVKDGDRCALMLLKSGAGPNLTTHDGQTPVHVAAQYGNLQTLLLLLEDGGDPQFKNKAGETALHLASRGCRPDVVQHLINYLKEHKGDEVAASYINEISEHDESALHYVSAVKKEDVEVPLADKEVVKLLLQNGADVKLQTKQHETAFHYVAKAGNNDVLMEMIAHMTPNDVQKALNKQNLTGWTPLLIASHKGHQEMVNNLLSNHARVDVFDNEGRSALHLAAEHGYLQVCDFLLSNKAFINSKSRNGRTALHLAAMNGYIHLVKFLINDHNAVIDILTLKKQTPLHLAAAAGQIEVCRLLLELGADIDATDEQGQKPIHAACQNNFSEVAKLFLQQHPSLVMATTKDGNTCAHIAAAQGSVTVIEELMKFDRQGVISARNKLTDATPLQIAAEGGHAEVVKALVRAGASVTDENKGGFTAVHLAAQNGHGQVLEVLRSSNTLRVTSKKLGVTPLHVAAYFGQADTVRELLTHVPGTVKSEPPNGASLVPALGNESGMTPLHLASFSGNENVVRLLLNSAGVQVDAATHENGYNPMHLACYGGHVTVVGLLLSRSAELLQSHDKHGKTGLHIAATHGHYQMVEVLLGQGAEINAPDKNGWTPLHCASRAGCFEVVKLLTESGASPKSETNLGAVPIWFAASEGHHDVLEYLMTKEHDTYALMEDRRFVYNLMVCSKNHNNKPIEEFILVSPAPVDTAAKLSNILIVLSGKEKERAKDLISAGKYCEAMATELLALAAGADSAGKILTATDRRNVEFLDVLIENEQKEVIAHTVVQRYLQELWRGALNWAAWRTLLLFVLFIICPPVWIAFTLPLGHKYYKVPIIKFMSYLTSHIYLMLFLLIVGITPPYPVVRKNLLPYSYEWILLIWLSGLLLFELTNPSDKSGLGWIKLSVLLFSIFGVGVHLMGLLFIDRNYWPTLMYCRNQLFALSFVLACVQILDFLSFHHLFGPWAIIIGNLMKDLARFLAVLAIFVFGFSMQFVALNQPFKNGELNPRRGKYFVDVVMNPLLAFELLFFAVFGMTTYDELTAKDRSDPKRLLRPAWTDNLFKVVFGIYMLVSVVVLINLLIAMMSDTYQRIQAQSDIEWKFGLSKLIRSMHRTTTAPSPINLITTWLFYLVNICKKRVKARKRQSLVHLMGSFQRPQQLSPRSKAGAKWLSKVKKGSQVAPKESVALSVAHLSPLGSQLSFTAHTTRIEHVTDWEAIAKKYRALMGEVDEVKEQNADEENESDEDAVQASNSVQPVT
- the nompC gene encoding serine/threonine-protein phosphatase 6 regulatory ankyrin repeat subunit A isoform X5 gives rise to the protein MSQPAGKKGGGKGPPKDKNDDSKDQNNKAAKDSKEKDKEETASNPEGDDTPSSKPQSAGANVRDAAQRILVLCQKGEWAPVDQVLKSLEKSIAAAGDDANTVPLAGVADLATGMTPLMYAVKDNRTSLLDKLIDLGSDVGARNNDNYNVLHISAMYSREDVVKLLLTKRGVDPYSTGGSRNQTAVHLVASRQTGTATAILRALLQAAGKDIRLKPDGRGKIPLLLAVEAGNQSMCRELLSAQTAEQLKAAAANGDTALHLAVRRKDIDMVRILVDYGTSVDIRNGEGQTPLHIAAAEGDEALVKYFYGVRASASVTDNQDRTPMHLAAENGHANIIELLADKFKASIFERTKDGSTLMHIASLNGHADCAAMLFKKGVYLHMPNKDGARSIHTAARYGHVGIINTLLQKGEKVDVTTNENYTALHIAVESAKPAVVETLLGYGADVHVRGGKLKETALHIAARVKDGDRCALMLLKSGAGPNLTTHDGQTPVHVAAQYGNLQTLLLLLEDGGDPQFKNKAGETALHLASRGCRPDVVQHLINYLKEHKGDEVAASYINEISEHDESALHYVSAVKKEDVEVPLADKEVVKLLLQNGADVKLQTKQHETAFHYVAKAGNNDVLMEMIAHMTPNDVQKALNKQNLTGWTPLLIASHKGHQEMVNNLLSNHARVDVFDNEGRSALHLAAEHGYLQVCDFLLSNKAFINSKSRNGRTALHLAAMNGYIHLVKFLINDHNAVIDILTLKKQTPLHLAAAAGQIEVCRLLLELGADIDATDEQGQKPIHAACQNNFSEVAKLFLQQHPSLVMATTKDGNTCAHIAAAQGSVTVIEELMKFDRQGVISARNKLTDATPLQIAAEGGHAEVVKALVRAGASVTDENKGGFTAVHLAAQNGHGQVLEVLRSSNTLRVTSKKLGVTPLHVAAYFGQADTVRELLTHVPGTVKSEPPNGASLVPALGNESGMTPLHLASFSGNENVVRLLLNSAGVQVDAATHENGYNPMHLACYGGHVTVVGLLLSRSAELLQSHDKHGKTGLHIAATHGHYQMVEVLLGQGAEINAPDKNGWTPLHCASRAGCFEVVKLLTESGASPKSETNLGAVPIWFAASEGHHDVLEYLMTKEHDTYALMEDRRFVYNLMVCSKNHNNKPIEEFILVSPAPVDTAAKLSNILIVLSGKEKERAKDLISAGKYCEAMATELLALAAGADSAGKILTATDRRNVEFLDVLIENEQKEVIAHTVVQRYLQELWRGALNWAAWRTLLLFVLFIICPPVWIAFTLPLGHKYYKVPIIKFMSYLTSHIYLMLFLLIVGITPPYPVVRKNLLPYSYEWILLIWLSGLLLFELTNPSDKSGLGWIKLSVLLFSIFGVGVHLMGLLFIDRNYWPTLMYCRNQLFALSFVLACVQILDFLSFHHLFGPWAIIIGNLMKDLARFLAVLAIFVFGFSMQFVALNQPFKNGELNPRRGKYFVDVQKNPIRAFELLFFAVFGQTNTDALKIDTYNTATKNNNQPTWTEVLFKIVFGVYMLVSVVVLINLLIAMMTDTYQRIQAQSDIEWKFGLSKLIRSMHRTTTAPSPINLITTWLFYLVNICKKRVKARKRQSLVHLMGSFQRPQQLSPRSKAGAKWLSKVKKGSQVAPKESVALSVAHLSPLGSQLSFTAHTTRIEHVTDWEAIAKKYRALMGEVDEVKEQNADEENESDEDAVQASNSVQPVT